From Limibacter armeniacum, one genomic window encodes:
- a CDS encoding SMI1/KNR4 family protein, whose amino-acid sequence MNTIAEKYIAGLKNAYYENNGKEGWDHFEKAIHGAEKENIDKLKQTYPDIPEALIDLLEYVDGTYWRKYAGKEITFFFLGSDVYEYPYYLLSSKEIIENQNQVAEYYSDYIEREYDDIEVDDKITNSIESIKWLHFSDCMNNGGTSQLFIDFSPSEEGKKGQVVRFLHDPDEFKVIADSFEDYLIKLIENGFNFINEDIIG is encoded by the coding sequence ATGAATACTATTGCTGAAAAATATATAGCAGGACTTAAGAATGCTTATTATGAAAATAATGGAAAGGAAGGTTGGGATCACTTTGAAAAAGCTATACATGGAGCGGAAAAAGAAAATATTGACAAGCTAAAGCAAACCTATCCTGACATTCCAGAGGCTTTAATTGACTTACTTGAATATGTGGATGGAACATATTGGAGGAAATATGCAGGCAAAGAAATAACTTTTTTCTTTTTAGGCTCTGATGTATATGAATACCCGTACTACTTATTATCCTCGAAAGAGATAATTGAAAACCAAAATCAAGTAGCTGAATACTATTCCGATTATATTGAGCGAGAATATGATGATATTGAGGTTGATGATAAAATCACAAACAGCATTGAATCAATTAAATGGCTTCATTTTTCTGATTGTATGAACAATGGCGGAACCTCACAATTATTTATAGACTTTAGCCCATCCGAAGAAGGAAAAAAAGGACAAGTTGTAAGGTTTTTACATGATCCAGATGAATTTAAAGTAATAGCAGACAGCTTTGAAGATTACTTAATAAAGCTGATAGAGAATGGGTTTAATTTTATCAATGAAGACATTATAGGTTGA
- a CDS encoding NADP-dependent oxidoreductase has protein sequence MKGIILKDFGSVENFELKEVEQPNPESDEVLIKIRATAFNPIDYQMRQGATERKLLKSPILGRELSGEIVQLGKRITSFKVGDKVSAYVGSLASNGTYAEFISVPEKLIAKNPDKLTFEQATAMPMVGMTALQCFNRISTPKDKAIFIAGGAGGVGTILIKLLLANGNNKIYTTSGNNDSTTHLKNIGIDEKNIVNYKEGNIINNLKDKGENFEYVVDLVGGTMSEVCAELVEVFGTYVDITFLTTENAKEMLFDKATTIINIANYAPALKKGSEKFEYYGNALREIFDKIDENIITPTEINVVGNLSVESIKRAHQLLETNQTKGKKIIMTIE, from the coding sequence ATGAAAGGAATTATATTAAAAGACTTTGGAAGTGTTGAAAATTTTGAACTTAAAGAGGTTGAACAACCAAATCCGGAAAGTGATGAAGTTTTAATCAAAATCCGCGCAACAGCTTTTAATCCTATTGACTACCAGATGAGACAAGGTGCAACTGAAAGAAAATTATTAAAATCACCTATTTTAGGTAGAGAACTTTCGGGCGAAATTGTTCAACTGGGTAAACGTATAACTTCATTTAAAGTAGGAGATAAAGTATCTGCTTATGTGGGGAGTTTGGCATCAAACGGAACTTATGCAGAATTTATAAGCGTTCCTGAAAAATTAATAGCAAAAAATCCCGATAAATTAACTTTTGAGCAAGCTACAGCCATGCCAATGGTTGGAATGACCGCTTTACAGTGTTTCAACCGAATTAGTACTCCGAAGGATAAAGCAATTTTTATTGCAGGTGGTGCAGGTGGTGTTGGAACAATTCTTATCAAACTGTTGTTGGCCAACGGAAATAACAAAATATATACCACTTCGGGAAATAATGACAGTACAACCCACTTAAAAAACATTGGTATAGATGAAAAAAATATTGTGAATTATAAAGAAGGTAATATTATCAATAATTTAAAAGACAAAGGCGAAAACTTTGAGTATGTGGTAGATCTTGTTGGCGGTACTATGTCTGAAGTATGTGCAGAGCTTGTTGAAGTTTTTGGGACTTATGTTGATATTACATTCCTTACAACAGAAAACGCAAAAGAAATGCTATTTGATAAGGCAACAACTATAATCAATATTGCTAACTATGCACCCGCTTTGAAAAAGGGTTCTGAGAAATTTGAATATTACGGAAATGCATTAAGAGAGATTTTTGATAAAATTGATGAAAATATTATTACACCAACAGAAATAAATGTAGTTGGTAATTTAAGTGTTGAAAGTATTAAAAGAGCCCACCAACTTTTAGAAACAAATCAGACAAAAGGAAAAAAAATAATAATGACAATCGAATAA
- a CDS encoding DUF7660 family protein, whose protein sequence is MDELIEKVNSKDTFLQFVKALKEDKIEEDEKENTSPSSPYGPGANGWENGTISTFLDAIEAYGEDSDLIKEEPNWKSFALLLYAGKFYE, encoded by the coding sequence TTGGATGAACTAATAGAAAAAGTAAATTCTAAAGATACTTTTCTCCAATTTGTCAAAGCTCTTAAAGAAGATAAGATTGAAGAAGATGAAAAGGAGAACACAAGTCCATCTTCACCTTATGGACCTGGAGCCAACGGATGGGAGAATGGAACAATTTCAACTTTTTTAGATGCTATTGAAGCGTATGGAGAGGATAGCGATTTAATTAAGGAGGAACCTAATTGGAAGAGTTTTGCACTTTTACTGTATGCTGGTAAATTTTATGAATAA
- a CDS encoding SMI1/KNR4 family protein has product MINSKIKYWQTKGIAVNVGANYDDILILEKQISFSFPEDFKIFYQSLNGFKERDWTTNMFSLFPLERIKEEYEFEQNEKNLIPICDYLISSHHLGYIKGEEGIFKDYNQTERVCNNLVELLDLIDSDSEKIY; this is encoded by the coding sequence ATGATTAACTCAAAAATCAAATATTGGCAAACTAAAGGTATCGCAGTAAATGTTGGTGCGAACTATGACGATATATTGATATTAGAGAAACAAATTTCATTTTCTTTTCCTGAAGATTTTAAAATATTTTACCAATCACTAAATGGATTTAAGGAAAGAGACTGGACTACTAATATGTTCTCATTATTCCCTCTAGAAAGAATAAAAGAGGAATATGAATTTGAGCAGAACGAAAAAAACTTAATCCCAATTTGCGATTACCTAATTTCTAGTCATCATCTAGGTTATATAAAAGGTGAGGAAGGTATTTTTAAAGATTATAACCAAACCGAAAGAGTCTGTAACAATCTCGTTGAGCTACTTGATTTAATCGATTCTGACTCTGAAAAAATATATTAA
- a CDS encoding helix-turn-helix domain-containing protein, translating to MHRQLTYLQRQKLERLLLQNLSQTAIAIQLGIHRSTISRELKRNCPDGATYCAEVAQGETEDRRLEARHKRTIKVTLPQKVSPSPIRFPVTDRRNTRLRTYLPTLHTFSRSMMLMRRDRDYPLENLLKKWQQQKGWWKKSHSPLRTKKYLPTTVYKYWIDFKQWRISWRTPSRKRSHQKGWINMRMDCLGSETWGTSPMEYKRKHNTASPKPTAITTASSSALHQKVLTAKVYFISTSSYVINLMAEAYTMLRNYKVKQSY from the coding sequence ATGCACCGACAACTCACCTACCTGCAACGCCAAAAACTGGAACGCCTGTTACTGCAAAACCTTTCCCAAACTGCCATTGCTATACAGCTAGGCATACACCGCAGTACCATCAGCCGTGAACTAAAACGTAACTGTCCAGACGGTGCAACCTACTGTGCTGAAGTAGCACAAGGTGAAACGGAAGACCGCAGGCTAGAGGCACGCCATAAAAGGACTATCAAGGTGACACTTCCCCAAAAAGTTTCGCCATCACCTATTCGCTTTCCTGTAACAGATAGGCGGAACACCCGACTCCGCACTTACCTGCCCACCTTACACACCTTCTCACGTTCCATGATGCTGATGCGCCGTGACCGTGACTACCCACTTGAAAACCTGCTCAAGAAATGGCAACAACAAAAAGGTTGGTGGAAAAAGTCACATAGTCCTCTCCGTACCAAAAAATATCTACCCACTACAGTTTACAAATACTGGATCGACTTTAAACAGTGGCGCATCTCGTGGCGTACGCCTTCCCGTAAACGCAGTCACCAAAAAGGCTGGATCAATATGCGGATGGATTGTCTGGGATCTGAGACGTGGGGAACGTCTCCAATGGAATACAAACGAAAACACAATACAGCAAGCCCAAAGCCTACGGCAATAACTACAGCTAGTAGCAGTGCATTGCACCAAAAAGTACTTACTGCGAAAGTGTATTTTATAAGTACAAGCAGCTATGTAATCAACCTAATGGCTGAAGCATATACTATGCTGCGGAATTACAAAGTCAAACAATCATATTGA
- a CDS encoding polysaccharide deacetylase family protein, producing the protein MKYILLALVLITSFTAFAQPTISITFDDGNTSNQANYNFEEWNSMILNALDSAKIKTVFFVKTDNKSTDKGKYLLETWNNKGHLIANHTSSHPNFNRDDINAEDFRVQLLKADSLISTYSNYVKLFRFPYLKEGNTATEVDSIRQIMKYYGYQNGYVTIDASDWYIDSRLRKRLNQNPQADIEGFKEFYLEHLFERASYYENLSFELTGRHINHTLLLHHNLAAALFLDDLIDMFKSKGWNVVSASEAFKDPIFKQTPHYAGESLIWALAKDSGKYEGELRYPAEDSRYEKERMDELGL; encoded by the coding sequence ATGAAATACATACTTCTAGCACTGGTATTGATAACTTCATTTACTGCCTTTGCTCAACCAACAATAAGTATCACCTTTGATGATGGTAATACATCAAACCAAGCCAATTACAATTTTGAAGAATGGAATAGCATGATTTTGAATGCTTTGGATAGTGCCAAAATCAAGACTGTATTTTTTGTCAAAACCGATAATAAATCAACGGATAAGGGAAAGTATTTATTAGAGACATGGAATAACAAAGGACACCTTATAGCTAACCACACCTCCTCTCATCCCAATTTCAATAGAGATGATATTAATGCTGAAGACTTTAGAGTCCAGCTTTTAAAAGCTGATTCATTGATCAGTACCTATAGCAATTACGTTAAGCTATTCAGGTTTCCATACTTGAAGGAAGGCAATACAGCTACAGAAGTTGATAGCATTAGGCAGATCATGAAGTATTATGGTTATCAAAACGGATACGTTACCATTGATGCCTCGGATTGGTATATAGACAGCAGATTGCGAAAGCGATTAAATCAAAACCCTCAAGCTGATATCGAAGGATTCAAGGAATTTTATTTAGAACACCTTTTTGAGCGTGCTAGCTACTATGAGAATTTGTCTTTTGAATTGACAGGAAGACATATCAATCATACGCTACTTCTCCATCACAACCTTGCAGCAGCACTTTTTTTAGATGACTTAATTGACATGTTTAAGTCTAAAGGTTGGAATGTGGTTTCAGCAAGTGAGGCATTCAAAGACCCTATTTTTAAACAGACACCTCACTATGCTGGTGAAAGCCTAATTTGGGCTTTAGCAAAAGATTCGGGTAAATATGAAGGTGAACTTAGATATCCCGCAGAAGACAGCCGATACGAAAAGGAACGAATGGATGAGCTAGGACTATAA
- a CDS encoding serine hydrolase domain-containing protein: MSIKALTFFALACIFSFTACQPKNQGTVDFSDPELSGKIESLADSIFSEKALFGDFIFAVVNENGLVYSFALNLDIQAGKPTTLNNNSPIYIASHTKSFTGTMMKILEEQNKLSLDSSLAFYIPELVFDNRMDTKNINVKALLNHTHGTFSTRLTWKTAFLGYQGENDELINDFNKDFQLDTSHVFRYSNVGPIVSSMIVDRTCERSWKDVMKREIFDPLEMTNTSAYVTDFAFDQIRPSVLGTTELGIVEEDFYKTDVTMHASGGVISTVNDLSRWLSANIRQDDKLMKKSSWADLHQSTTAQDRRYFTYHRSGYSLGWDIAEYQNKRILTRFGGLAGISFHISFMPEHQIGIIALSTDNRASLLPHLIANYAYNHINNQNADSIFQIEYSKFDEYFEKVNNEQYPKQEGLLKKDDSNKLIAGIYQNSLDWPDIKISQEQDHYQFEWGVLNGKVYRKDEHQYLASLGVLIRNFEVRNDTLLTGSLIYLKKD; this comes from the coding sequence ATGTCCATAAAAGCACTTACTTTTTTTGCATTAGCCTGTATATTCTCATTCACTGCTTGTCAACCAAAAAATCAGGGTACAGTAGATTTTTCAGACCCTGAACTCTCTGGTAAAATTGAAAGTTTAGCTGACAGCATTTTTTCTGAAAAAGCACTTTTTGGCGATTTTATATTTGCTGTGGTCAATGAGAATGGACTTGTGTATTCTTTTGCTTTGAATCTTGATATTCAGGCAGGTAAACCAACAACACTCAATAACAATTCACCCATCTATATCGCTTCTCATACCAAGTCATTCACTGGGACCATGATGAAAATTTTGGAGGAGCAAAATAAACTCTCTTTGGATAGTTCACTCGCATTTTACATTCCGGAATTGGTATTTGATAATCGTATGGATACCAAGAATATTAATGTAAAGGCATTACTGAATCATACGCATGGTACTTTCAGTACACGTCTGACATGGAAAACAGCTTTCTTGGGCTATCAAGGAGAAAACGATGAGTTGATTAACGATTTTAATAAGGATTTCCAGCTAGATACAAGCCATGTGTTTAGGTATTCTAATGTTGGCCCAATCGTTTCGAGTATGATCGTAGACCGAACTTGCGAGCGTTCATGGAAGGACGTAATGAAAAGAGAGATTTTTGATCCATTAGAAATGACCAATACAAGTGCCTATGTAACGGATTTTGCATTCGATCAAATTCGACCTTCAGTCTTAGGCACTACGGAGCTAGGAATTGTAGAAGAAGACTTCTACAAGACTGATGTTACCATGCATGCTTCCGGAGGAGTTATTTCGACTGTAAATGACCTTTCAAGGTGGTTAAGTGCTAATATCAGGCAGGATGATAAATTGATGAAAAAAAGTTCATGGGCTGATTTACACCAATCGACTACTGCACAGGATAGGAGATACTTTACCTATCACCGAAGCGGTTATTCTCTGGGGTGGGACATTGCAGAATATCAAAATAAAAGAATACTGACTCGGTTTGGAGGATTGGCAGGTATCAGTTTTCATATTTCATTTATGCCTGAGCATCAAATAGGAATCATTGCCCTTTCAACAGACAACCGTGCTTCGCTGCTTCCTCACCTAATAGCTAATTATGCTTATAACCATATCAATAACCAAAATGCTGACAGTATTTTTCAAATAGAATACAGCAAGTTCGATGAGTATTTTGAGAAGGTGAATAACGAACAATATCCAAAGCAGGAAGGACTATTGAAGAAAGATGATTCTAATAAACTAATAGCTGGAATCTATCAGAACTCTTTAGATTGGCCGGATATAAAAATTTCTCAAGAGCAGGATCATTATCAATTTGAGTGGGGTGTTCTGAATGGGAAGGTATATCGGAAAGATGAGCATCAGTATTTAGCATCCTTGGGAGTGCTAATCAGAAACTTTGAAGTTAGGAATGACACATTGCTAACAGGTTCTCTTATTTATCTAAAAAAAGACTGA
- a CDS encoding VOC family protein, giving the protein MNKKQLPQMHNVGIVVESLDNAISFFTEIGLCLEGRSTIEGEWSGRVTGLDSQQVEIAMMVTPDGNSRIELSRFLQPATTSDHRSAPVNALGYLRVMFTVENIDELVLRLTKQGAKLIGDIVNYENMYRLCYIRGVEGILIGLAEEIRQ; this is encoded by the coding sequence ATGAATAAAAAGCAATTACCGCAAATGCATAATGTCGGAATTGTGGTGGAATCCCTCGATAATGCCATATCTTTTTTCACAGAAATAGGCTTATGTCTAGAAGGGAGATCGACTATCGAAGGAGAGTGGTCTGGACGAGTTACTGGGTTGGATTCTCAACAAGTAGAAATTGCTATGATGGTAACACCTGACGGAAATAGTCGAATTGAACTTTCAAGATTTTTACAGCCAGCTACTACTTCTGATCACAGGAGTGCACCTGTTAATGCCCTGGGTTATTTACGTGTAATGTTTACTGTTGAAAATATAGATGAATTGGTGTTAAGGCTTACTAAACAAGGGGCAAAACTTATTGGAGATATAGTCAATTATGAAAACATGTATCGTCTATGTTATATACGAGGAGTTGAAGGTATTCTTATTGGTCTCGCAGAAGAAATTAGACAATAA